A window of Primulina tabacum isolate GXHZ01 chromosome 4, ASM2559414v2, whole genome shotgun sequence contains these coding sequences:
- the LOC142541811 gene encoding secreted RxLR effector protein 161-like encodes MSSSIKLDKYESGIPVEVTKYRGLIGSLLYLTASRPDIMFAVCICARFQSNPKQSHYIAGKRILKYLKGTQNLGLWYPKDSSFNLIGYSDADYAGCKLDRKSTSGFCQFLGDRLISWFSKKQTSIATSTAEAEYLAVGSCCSQILWIQQQLKDYGIQASESPIFCDNTSAIAITQNPVLHSRTKHIDIRHHFIRDHVQKKNIRLEYIPTDQQAADIFTKSLPENKFSYFRNTLGLIYLT; translated from the coding sequence atgagctcatctattAAACTTGATAAATATGAAAGTGgaattccagtagaggtaactaaGTATCGCGGTcttattggttcattgttatatctgactgccagtagaccagatatcatgtttgctgtttgcatttgtgctagatttcaatcaaaccctaaacaatcacattacattgctggtaaaaggattttaaaatatcttaagggtactcaaaatctaggcctctggtatcccaaggactcgtcgtttaatcttattggatactcagatgctgattatgcaggatgtaaactggataggaaaagcacaagtggtttttgtcaatttcttggtgacagGCTGatatcctggtttagtaaaaagcagacctccatagccacatctactgcagaagcagaatatctggctgttggaagctgctgctctcaaatatTATGGATTCAGCAACAGTTAAAAGACTATGGAATTCAAGCCTCCGAATCACCTattttctgtgacaataccagtgccattgcaatcacacaaaatccagtacttcattccagaacgaagcacatagacatcagacatcatttcatcagagatcatgtgcagaagaagaacattcgtctggaatacattcctactgatcagcaagcagcagacatctttacaaaatctctccctgagaataagttttcttactttcgaaatacacttggattgatatatttaacttaa
- the LOC142541812 gene encoding 4-hydroxy-3-methylbut-2-enyl diphosphate reductase, chloroplastic-like, with protein sequence MAEATYVCDYILNGELDGSSSSKDAFLEKFKYVVSKGFDPDVDLVKVGVANQTTMLKGETEEIGKLVERTVMRKFGVENLNSHFISFNTICDATQIRRVFIYSDSVLVTGSYTGRWWLELKQHFASSRNCRGAWNPFLLGLTARKG encoded by the exons ATGGCAGAG GCAACATATGTATGTGATTATATTTTGAATGGCGAGCTCGATGGATCCTCGTCATCCAAGGATGCGTTTCTCGAG AAATTTAAATATGTTGTGTCCAAGGGTTTTGATCCAGACGTAGACCTTGTAAAAGTTGGTGTTGCAAATCAAACAACGATGTTGAAGGGTGAAACAGAGGAGATTG GAAAATTAGTCGAGAGAACCGTGATGCGCAAGTTTGGAGTGGAAAATCTTAACAGCCATTTCATAAGTTTCAATACTATTTGCGATGCAACTCAA atCCGTAGAGTTTTTATCTACAGCGACTCTGTTTTGGTGACTGGATCTTATACTGGTCGTTGGTGGTTGGAACTCAAGCAACACTTCGCATCTTCAAGAAATTGCAGAGGGGCGTGGAATCCCTTCTTACTTGGGTTGACAGCGAGAAAAGGATAG